In the genome of Paenibacillus pabuli, one region contains:
- a CDS encoding TetR/AcrR family transcriptional regulator: MEKDKSADFLTKEQIIAATQETLRRFGVAKTSVTDVAKLLGVSHGTIYRHYKSKKELLEGVTAQWLEDEIIAPLTTITKDRSYTGEGTRHLKVYIEALIARKRYYAESDAGLFEMYARVTQESADIIEKHVQHLVRHLSEIIQQENQFQFNNPDVVATAILQATARFHHPAHAYEWQSPSIDAEFAQVWLLIEKGLLHLE, translated from the coding sequence ATGGAAAAGGACAAAAGTGCTGACTTTTTAACCAAGGAACAAATTATTGCAGCAACGCAGGAAACGCTCCGGCGCTTCGGCGTCGCTAAAACTTCGGTCACGGATGTTGCCAAATTGCTCGGGGTCAGTCACGGCACCATTTACAGACACTATAAAAGCAAGAAAGAATTGCTTGAAGGCGTGACTGCACAATGGCTGGAAGATGAGATCATCGCCCCTTTGACGACAATAACTAAGGATCGGAGTTATACCGGAGAGGGAACACGTCATCTGAAAGTATATATTGAAGCTTTAATTGCTCGTAAGCGTTACTATGCCGAATCCGATGCTGGGTTATTTGAGATGTACGCAAGGGTAACACAGGAATCCGCAGATATTATCGAGAAGCATGTGCAACATCTTGTACGTCATTTGAGTGAGATTATCCAGCAGGAAAACCAGTTCCAATTTAACAACCCAGATGTAGTTGCAACAGCGATCCTTCAAGCTACAGCTCGTTTTCATCATCCGGCACACGCCTATGAATGGCAAAGCCCTTCAATTGATGCGGAATTTGCACAGGTGTGGTTGTTGATCGAAAAGGGATTATTACATTTGGAATAA
- a CDS encoding DUF3221 domain-containing protein, with translation MWNLRMLFGSFLILILCLTGCTVTGQNECETDVQANAQKAEGFVGYVVDRKEDSILVVNPKYKNFSANGGADRYYPAKWFSNATDPHVGSYVEIWTDGSPENQPYPGQARAETIAVSCSATPDGAHMSEADAVRAGLYSSDGEQVLIPVIENVAFDQGTGTWTVRMRDAMSTTDTQDEIEVRIEDIEPVGE, from the coding sequence ATGTGGAATCTTCGAATGCTGTTTGGTTCATTCTTGATCTTGATATTATGTCTTACAGGTTGTACGGTTACTGGGCAAAACGAATGTGAGACAGATGTCCAAGCGAATGCACAAAAAGCAGAAGGCTTCGTTGGTTATGTGGTTGACCGCAAGGAGGATTCCATACTTGTTGTTAACCCTAAATATAAAAATTTCAGTGCCAATGGGGGAGCGGATCGGTATTATCCGGCCAAATGGTTCTCCAATGCAACTGATCCACACGTCGGCTCTTACGTTGAAATCTGGACGGATGGCAGCCCCGAAAACCAGCCTTACCCCGGACAAGCCAGAGCGGAAACAATTGCTGTATCTTGCTCAGCCACCCCGGATGGTGCTCATATGAGTGAGGCGGATGCCGTTCGGGCTGGATTGTACTCATCTGATGGAGAGCAAGTACTTATTCCCGTGATTGAAAATGTCGCTTTTGATCAGGGTACGGGAACATGGACCGTTCGTATGCGAGATGCCATGTCTACGACGGATACTCAGGATGAGATTGAAGTGAGAATAGAAGACATAGAGCCAGTGGGGGAATAG
- a CDS encoding manganese catalase family protein, whose translation MFKRMDEIAIEIPNVERPDPNAAAAIQELLGGKFGEMSTLNNYLYQSFNFRSKEKLKPFYDLVMSITAEELGHVELVSHGINKCLRGSTEYKEPDDTPLGSVKDARLSYHFLAGAQGAMPFDSMGNPWTGANVFNSGNLVEDLLHNFFLECGARTHKMKVYEMTDHPAARAVVGYLLVRGGVHVVAYAKALEIATGVNVTKLVPIPSLSNKSFNEAWKYEEKGLHTKLYTYSDKDFTAISQIWKGTHPEDGQPLEVIQGVPEGYPIPEAPAVEEEFAPGISQEDFQEIARRLKMAGNIAD comes from the coding sequence ATGTTCAAACGTATGGATGAAATCGCAATTGAAATCCCCAATGTCGAGAGACCGGACCCCAATGCAGCTGCAGCGATACAAGAGCTACTGGGTGGTAAATTCGGAGAGATGTCAACGTTGAACAATTACCTCTATCAATCGTTTAATTTTCGCTCCAAAGAAAAATTGAAACCCTTCTACGATCTGGTGATGAGTATCACCGCCGAAGAATTGGGTCATGTGGAGCTTGTGTCTCACGGCATTAACAAATGCCTCAGGGGTTCCACTGAGTACAAGGAGCCTGACGATACACCGCTTGGTTCCGTGAAAGATGCACGCCTGTCCTATCATTTCCTCGCTGGTGCACAGGGAGCCATGCCTTTCGACTCCATGGGCAATCCATGGACAGGCGCCAATGTCTTCAACAGTGGAAATCTGGTCGAAGATCTGCTGCATAACTTTTTTCTTGAATGCGGAGCACGTACTCATAAGATGAAAGTTTATGAAATGACCGATCACCCTGCAGCCCGGGCAGTTGTCGGCTATTTGCTGGTGCGCGGCGGCGTGCATGTGGTCGCTTATGCCAAAGCGCTTGAAATCGCAACCGGAGTGAATGTAACCAAATTGGTGCCGATTCCATCCCTGAGCAACAAATCCTTTAACGAGGCGTGGAAATACGAAGAAAAAGGCCTGCACACCAAGCTGTATACCTATAGTGATAAAGACTTTACTGCGATCAGTCAGATCTGGAAAGGGACACACCCTGAAGATGGACAACCGTTGGAAGTCATTCAAGGTGTACCTGAAGGGTACCCGATTCCCGAAGCTCCCGCGGTGGAAGAAGAATTCGCACCAGGCATTTCGCAGGAAGACTTCCAGGAAATTGCACGTCGTCTGAAGATGGCGGGGAATATTGCGGACTGA
- a CDS encoding DUF1292 domain-containing protein, with the protein MSDHTHEHGDACGCGHDHDHDHEHEEVLLTLTDENGNDVEMVLVETFDVEKHVYALLLERNNPEADGIILRMEEEDEEMVLYNIEDEEEWTRVEAAYNELVASQE; encoded by the coding sequence ATGAGCGATCACACACATGAACACGGCGATGCCTGCGGATGCGGTCACGACCATGACCACGACCACGAGCATGAAGAAGTTCTTCTGACACTGACAGACGAGAACGGAAATGACGTGGAGATGGTTCTGGTGGAGACGTTTGACGTGGAGAAGCATGTTTATGCGCTCCTGCTGGAACGTAACAATCCTGAAGCTGACGGCATCATCCTGCGTATGGAAGAAGAAGACGAGGAAATGGTGCTCTACAATATTGAAGACGAAGAAGAGTGGACCCGTGTTGAAGCGGCGTACAACGAACTCGTTGCAAGCCAAGAATAG
- a CDS encoding YdhK family protein: MKKYTMILLTALITSSLMLSGCGKNTAQDNSSGDSHAASTGEMMHHSDSGELPEGLQEKKNPTYPVGSKAVMNTDHMAGMKGAEATIVGAYETTAYEVSYTPTTGGETVKNHKWVIQQEIQDHTDQPYAAGAEVVLNADHMPGMKGAKATIESAEQTTVYMVDYSPTTGGDPVKNHKWVTEEELSIQ; the protein is encoded by the coding sequence ATGAAAAAGTATACAATGATATTGCTAACAGCGTTGATCACGAGCAGTCTGATGTTAAGTGGATGTGGCAAGAATACTGCGCAGGATAATAGCAGTGGTGACAGTCATGCAGCGAGCACAGGAGAGATGATGCACCACTCGGATTCGGGAGAATTACCGGAAGGGCTTCAGGAAAAGAAAAATCCTACATATCCGGTGGGCAGCAAGGCCGTGATGAATACGGACCATATGGCTGGAATGAAGGGTGCAGAAGCGACCATTGTGGGAGCCTATGAGACGACAGCCTATGAAGTCTCGTATACACCAACCACAGGGGGAGAAACTGTGAAGAATCATAAGTGGGTGATCCAACAGGAAATTCAGGACCATACGGATCAACCGTATGCAGCAGGAGCAGAGGTTGTGCTGAACGCTGACCACATGCCAGGAATGAAAGGTGCTAAGGCAACGATTGAATCCGCTGAGCAAACGACGGTATACATGGTTGATTATTCCCCGACCACAGGCGGAGATCCGGTGAAGAATCATAAATGGGTTACAGAAGAAGAATTGTCTATTCAATAA
- a CDS encoding DUF3892 domain-containing protein — MDQTTRESFTAVQKNGDGDLTAFQTSSGRVLDYQQALAEVKAGAIAGVNVFKGRDGEMYIRGDADGDPTNNLDQLPIF; from the coding sequence ATGGATCAAACGACACGCGAAAGCTTCACAGCAGTACAAAAAAATGGTGACGGCGATCTGACGGCGTTCCAAACTTCGTCTGGACGTGTGCTGGATTACCAACAAGCATTGGCAGAAGTAAAAGCAGGCGCCATTGCAGGTGTGAACGTCTTTAAGGGCAGAGATGGCGAAATGTACATTCGCGGTGACGCAGACGGCGACCCAACCAATAACCTTGATCAACTTCCTATCTTCTAA
- a CDS encoding DUF3889 domain-containing protein: MRMLIVALMTVILSLSGLSTSSATAIPDYAKWGIIAVKETQTKYNVDILDYKHIGRTSLTADQSREQFKLWVRNKDGKQFAVFVNVDFNPSTQQLKKVQFTESDRR, encoded by the coding sequence ATGAGAATGCTCATCGTAGCCCTGATGACGGTGATACTAAGTTTAAGTGGACTATCAACCAGTTCAGCAACTGCGATTCCGGATTATGCGAAGTGGGGAATCATTGCAGTGAAAGAAACGCAAACCAAGTACAACGTGGACATTTTGGATTACAAACACATTGGCCGCACCTCGTTAACCGCAGACCAATCCCGTGAACAGTTCAAGCTATGGGTACGTAATAAAGACGGTAAACAATTTGCTGTATTTGTGAATGTTGATTTTAATCCGTCTACCCAGCAGTTAAAAAAAGTACAATTCACAGAATCGGATCGACGTTAA
- a CDS encoding copper amine oxidase N-terminal domain-containing protein: MKWKRILLCVTVFSLLGGSLLFADSVNEKIRVLINGKEAADGGYLIDGTTYVPVREAGGIARWDSTNKRVTVIKPNVHIFLFKGDTVFGNVNVGKLKFNVFSQVDSLTTDIAAVKVTITNPSGDVKDIQSQELKTQKDNFWFRTYDFTYDFSRAGKYQVGFYIKENANSSYVLAAEKIITALND; the protein is encoded by the coding sequence ATGAAATGGAAAAGAATTTTGCTGTGTGTCACGGTATTTTCCTTGCTCGGCGGGTCTTTATTGTTTGCAGATTCAGTGAACGAGAAGATTCGGGTTCTCATAAACGGCAAGGAAGCAGCTGACGGTGGTTATCTGATTGACGGAACGACCTATGTACCTGTAAGGGAAGCAGGCGGAATCGCCAGATGGGATAGCACAAACAAGAGAGTAACGGTTATCAAACCGAATGTACATATTTTTCTCTTCAAGGGAGATACCGTGTTTGGCAACGTGAACGTGGGTAAGTTGAAATTCAATGTGTTTTCACAAGTGGACAGTTTGACAACGGATATAGCTGCTGTGAAGGTGACCATTACTAACCCTAGTGGTGATGTTAAGGATATTCAGTCTCAGGAGCTCAAGACACAGAAGGACAACTTCTGGTTCCGAACGTACGATTTTACGTATGATTTCAGCCGGGCTGGCAAGTACCAAGTCGGTTTTTATATTAAAGAAAATGCAAATAGCAGCTATGTGCTGGCAGCCGAGAAAATCATTACCGCTCTAAACGATTGA
- a CDS encoding GNAT family N-acetyltransferase: MAAEISYVTTEEQLQEALNIRNHVFVIEQQVPADIEIDQYDVISPDVHHVLLRTDGQAVATGRLIYYTKDTAKMQRIAVLQSHRSFGYGRVLLLAMEERARELGLAYSVLDAQCQAQKFYEKLGYEVISEEPFYDADILHVRMQKSL; encoded by the coding sequence TTGGCAGCTGAGATTAGTTATGTAACGACTGAAGAACAATTACAGGAAGCATTGAATATCCGCAATCATGTGTTTGTCATCGAGCAGCAGGTTCCTGCTGACATTGAGATTGATCAATATGATGTTATTAGTCCTGATGTACATCATGTATTGTTGCGTACTGATGGACAGGCTGTAGCCACAGGGCGTCTGATCTATTACACCAAGGATACTGCCAAAATGCAGCGTATTGCTGTACTCCAATCTCATCGTTCGTTCGGGTACGGGCGTGTGCTTTTGTTAGCCATGGAAGAACGGGCACGTGAATTGGGATTGGCCTACTCCGTTTTGGACGCACAGTGCCAAGCACAGAAGTTCTATGAGAAACTCGGGTATGAAGTGATTTCGGAAGAGCCTTTTTATGATGCAGACATTCTGCATGTTCGTATGCAAAAGAGCCTCTAG
- a CDS encoding organic hydroperoxide resistance protein, with amino-acid sequence MKTLYETTVINTGGRQGIVQSPDNVFMLDVAAPPELGGKVTTATNPEQLFAAGYSACFNSALEFQLKKHNVEIERSTVSATVMLVTDPTDNGVKLEVELEVKIEGLDEETAQKFVKLAHDYCPYSKGIKGNVNVTVEIA; translated from the coding sequence ATGAAAACATTATATGAAACTACAGTTATTAACACAGGTGGACGTCAAGGAATTGTGCAATCGCCGGATAACGTATTTATGCTCGATGTCGCTGCCCCACCTGAACTGGGAGGTAAAGTAACAACAGCTACGAATCCCGAGCAATTGTTTGCAGCAGGCTACAGTGCTTGTTTTAATTCAGCGCTGGAGTTTCAGTTGAAGAAACACAACGTCGAAATTGAGAGAAGCACAGTATCGGCTACAGTTATGCTTGTGACGGACCCTACGGATAATGGTGTGAAGCTGGAAGTGGAACTTGAAGTTAAAATTGAGGGTCTGGATGAGGAGACAGCACAAAAGTTTGTCAAACTTGCACATGATTACTGCCCATATTCCAAAGGTATTAAAGGAAACGTCAATGTTACCGTGGAAATAGCCTAA
- a CDS encoding immunity 53 family protein produces the protein MLSLQNNVSKKEVDTLDTLKWLQTWYEQNCNGDWEHSNGVKIETVDNPGWYVEINLVETKLEYKCFDLKEIEKDEQNWYYCKVEDGVFHGAGGAGNLEEILICFKQWATEE, from the coding sequence GTGCTTTCTTTACAAAATAATGTTTCAAAAAAAGAGGTGGATACATTGGACACACTAAAATGGCTTCAGACTTGGTATGAGCAAAACTGTAACGGAGATTGGGAGCATAGCAATGGTGTGAAGATCGAAACGGTTGATAATCCGGGTTGGTATGTTGAGATCAACTTAGTTGAAACGAAGTTAGAATATAAGTGTTTTGATTTAAAAGAAATCGAGAAAGATGAACAGAATTGGTATTACTGTAAAGTGGAAGATGGAGTATTTCATGGGGCAGGAGGTGCGGGGAATTTAGAGGAAATACTGATCTGTTTTAAACAGTGGGCCACTGAGGAATGA
- a CDS encoding aminotransferase class I/II-fold pyridoxal phosphate-dependent enzyme: MDHRRTPLFTALKNHAALNPVQFHIPGHKKGLGTDTEFREFIGDNALSIDLINIAPLDDLHQPTGVIEEAQILAADAFGADYTYFSVQGTSSAIMTMILSVCEPGDKIIVPRNVHKSVMSAIIFSGAKPVFVSPAQDANLGIDHGVTTGAIRRALERHPDAKALLVINPTYFGVCTDLKEIVELAHSYQVPVLVDEAHGVLIHFHEDLPLSAMAAGADMAATSVHKLGGSMTQSSVLNLNTKNGFVNPQRVQTILSMLTSTSTSYILLASLDTSRRNLALNGRQMAQKAIDLAEFARRSINDMDGLYCFGRELLGTEATFNYDPTKVTVHVRHLGITGYETENWLREHYKIEVELSDMYNILCLITPGDTDDSVEILLNALQDLSRTYYQVNPAHELVVKVPDVPQLMLTPRDAFYGDTEVIPFKESAGRIISEFIYVYPPGIPILLPGEVITQENIDYIIDHVEVGLPVKGPEDRSVTNVKVIVEADAIF, translated from the coding sequence ATGGATCACCGCCGTACGCCGCTGTTTACCGCTTTAAAAAATCACGCGGCACTCAATCCGGTGCAATTTCATATTCCGGGACATAAAAAAGGATTGGGAACGGATACCGAATTTCGTGAATTTATCGGCGATAATGCCCTCTCCATAGATTTGATTAACATCGCACCGCTGGATGATTTGCATCAGCCAACCGGTGTCATTGAGGAAGCGCAGATTCTGGCAGCCGATGCCTTCGGAGCCGATTATACCTATTTTAGTGTACAAGGCACAAGTAGTGCCATCATGACCATGATTCTGTCGGTATGTGAACCGGGTGACAAGATTATTGTGCCCCGTAATGTGCATAAATCGGTCATGTCTGCCATTATTTTCTCAGGAGCGAAACCTGTGTTCGTCTCTCCTGCGCAGGATGCCAATCTGGGCATCGATCACGGTGTCACTACGGGCGCGATCCGACGTGCACTTGAGCGTCATCCCGATGCCAAGGCATTGCTCGTCATTAACCCAACGTACTTCGGCGTATGTACCGATCTGAAAGAAATTGTTGAACTGGCGCATAGCTATCAGGTCCCAGTACTTGTGGATGAAGCGCATGGTGTACTTATTCATTTCCATGAAGATCTGCCGCTTTCTGCCATGGCTGCTGGAGCTGATATGGCCGCAACGAGTGTACACAAGTTGGGTGGTTCGATGACTCAGAGTTCCGTGCTCAACCTGAACACGAAGAATGGATTTGTAAATCCGCAACGTGTACAAACCATTCTGAGTATGTTGACTTCAACGTCGACTTCTTACATCCTGCTGGCTTCTCTCGACACGTCGAGACGTAATTTGGCTCTGAATGGCCGTCAGATGGCACAGAAAGCCATCGATCTGGCTGAGTTTGCTAGACGCTCCATTAATGACATGGACGGACTGTATTGCTTTGGCAGAGAGCTGCTGGGCACAGAGGCTACCTTTAATTACGATCCAACCAAAGTAACCGTTCACGTCCGCCATCTTGGAATTACAGGCTACGAAACAGAAAACTGGCTGCGTGAGCATTATAAAATTGAGGTAGAGCTCAGTGATATGTATAATATTCTGTGCCTCATCACTCCGGGAGATACGGATGATTCCGTAGAAATCTTGCTTAACGCTCTACAAGATCTATCTCGGACGTATTATCAAGTTAACCCTGCCCATGAGTTGGTGGTTAAGGTTCCAGATGTGCCACAACTAATGCTGACTCCACGTGATGCGTTCTATGGTGATACCGAAGTCATTCCTTTCAAGGAATCCGCAGGCCGGATTATTTCGGAATTCATCTACGTTTATCCGCCAGGGATTCCGATTCTGCTGCCAGGTGAGGTCATCACTCAGGAAAATATCGACTACATCATTGATCATGTTGAAGTTGGACTTCCTGTAAAAGGACCCGAAGACCGTAGCGTTACCAACGTGAAAGTCATCGTGGAAGCAGATGCAATTTTCTAA
- a CDS encoding DUF5071 domain-containing protein has translation MKEEMGMDVREWLPRDKHDFDAVRKLRELSNEKLRDIVPELMWCAFFTK, from the coding sequence ATGAAAGAGGAGATGGGTATGGATGTTAGGGAATGGCTTCCCCGCGACAAGCATGATTTTGATGCCGTGCGTAAACTAAGGGAGTTAAGTAATGAAAAGTTGAGAGATATTGTTCCTGAGCTTATGTGGTGTGCTTTCTTTACAAAATAA
- a CDS encoding SDR family oxidoreductase, with protein sequence MKKLTGKVAIVTGSSRGIGRAIAEQLAELGADVVINYANSPDKAEQVANVARQKGVRAITVQADLARKEDVERLFSETISQLGKVDILVNNAGIMKTTPLADVTEEEFDQQFAINVKGTFFACQQALKHMQDQGRIVNFSTSVTGQMFPGYSVYAGTKGAVEQITRQLAKEFGSRQITINAVAPGPVNTELFSVGKTEQQLEGLRKMNAFGRLGEPEDIADVISFLVSAESQWVTGQTLRANGGFI encoded by the coding sequence ATGAAAAAGCTAACAGGTAAAGTAGCCATTGTAACAGGCTCATCCCGGGGGATCGGACGTGCTATTGCAGAGCAGCTCGCTGAATTGGGCGCGGATGTTGTCATTAACTACGCGAACAGTCCTGACAAAGCAGAGCAAGTGGCAAATGTTGCTCGCCAAAAAGGAGTGCGTGCCATTACCGTTCAGGCTGACCTTGCCCGGAAGGAAGATGTGGAGCGTTTATTTTCCGAAACGATAAGCCAGCTTGGAAAAGTCGATATTCTAGTCAACAATGCTGGCATTATGAAGACAACGCCTTTGGCAGATGTGACTGAGGAAGAATTCGATCAGCAGTTTGCGATTAATGTAAAAGGTACATTTTTTGCCTGTCAGCAAGCATTGAAACACATGCAAGATCAGGGCCGAATCGTTAACTTCTCGACTTCTGTAACTGGACAGATGTTTCCGGGATACAGCGTGTACGCAGGTACCAAAGGAGCAGTTGAACAGATTACCCGACAGCTTGCCAAGGAATTTGGTTCCAGACAAATTACTATTAATGCCGTTGCACCAGGTCCGGTGAATACCGAATTGTTTTCTGTCGGGAAGACGGAGCAACAACTTGAAGGGCTGCGTAAAATGAATGCATTTGGTCGTCTGGGCGAGCCTGAAGACATTGCCGATGTAATCTCTTTCCTCGTCAGTGCTGAGTCGCAATGGGTTACAGGACAGACGCTGCGTGCAAACGGCGGTTTCATTTAA